The region CCCCGTCCGGTGAGGATGGCGAGATCATTCCGGGGTACCGCTACCTGATCATGCCGATCCGGGTCACTCGCTGACCCCGCTGGCACCAACCGCACCGAACGCACCGAAGGGGAAGTAGATGCAGCTCGGCATCGTGGGGCTCGGCCGGATGGGCGGCAACATGCGCGAACGACTGCGCGCCGCCGGCCACGAGGTGGTCGGCTACGACCAGAGCCCGGAGGTGACCGACGTCGCGAGCCTGGCCGAGCTGGCCGAGAAGCTGACCGCGCCGCGGGCGGTCTGGGTGATGGTGCCGGCGGCGGTCACCGAGGCCACCATCGACGGGCTCGCCGAGGTGCTCTCCCCGGGCGACATCATCATCGACGGCGGGAATTCCCGGTTCAGCGACGACGGACCGCGCGCGGAACGCCTCGACCGGCAGGGTATCGGCTACCTCGACGTCGGTGTCTCCGGTGGCGTGTGGGGCCGGGAGAACGGCTACGCCCTGATGGTCGGTGGCGACCAGGAGCACGTCGCCCGGCTGATGCCGATCTTCGAGTCACTCAAGCCGGCGGGGGAGTTCGGCTTCGTACACGCCGGACCGGTCGGCGCCGGGCACTACGCCAAGATGGTGCACAACGGCATCGAGTA is a window of Micromonospora polyrhachis DNA encoding:
- the gnd gene encoding phosphogluconate dehydrogenase (NAD(+)-dependent, decarboxylating), whose protein sequence is MQLGIVGLGRMGGNMRERLRAAGHEVVGYDQSPEVTDVASLAELAEKLTAPRAVWVMVPAAVTEATIDGLAEVLSPGDIIIDGGNSRFSDDGPRAERLDRQGIGYLDVGVSGGVWGRENGYALMVGGDQEHVARLMPIFESLKPAGEFGFVHAGPVGAGHYAKMVHNGIEYGLMHAYAEGYELLAKSELVTNVPGVFKSWREGTVVRSWLLDLLDRALEEDPELSSLRGYAEDTGEGRWTVDEAVRLAVPMNVIAAALFARFASRQDDSPAMKAVAALRFQFGGHAIHKN